In one Melopsittacus undulatus isolate bMelUnd1 chromosome 4, bMelUnd1.mat.Z, whole genome shotgun sequence genomic region, the following are encoded:
- the LOC101874297 gene encoding rho GTPase-activating protein 11A isoform X2, with translation MAEQRRRLVRLAVLEDLRTSYGIKVKSGSCLEAAVQPRGAAAEGKIFGISFHVLPQSLVPEYGYIPSFLVDSCKYLEEHVQTEGLFRKSGSLARLKALKSKLDQGENCLSAALPCDVAGLLKQFFRELPEPILPPHLQEGLFKAQQLGNEKKTATMLLSCLMADRTIQALRYFFNFLRTVSLRSKENRMDSSNLAVIFAPNLLHSNENEKMSASTEKRIRLQAAVVQTLIDHASEIGQVPEFILEKIPAMLGVDAFQSTPSLCGYEDGENESPSECKKRRHQSVGVLSSVTPVVLTPSTKRKLPADCSQGLSSKKRRSLKHSFAFELLPSSIFTSSSTPASVHFEASPCVCLESSQISLSPSTAGENHLSSTGNRRSKRHASKKLYRAESGKTGCFSPKISRKEMVRRSLRLKFGLGKNNREMNIVSGCAVGNRLENIGRRLASQQGLENRTECTKKDGLFSPCVSEKFPKKGSKNVSKSEENLLTPKCHNKIVHRMSWNSPTVADSQVISRNEEILPGHPKPGISSSESILVFEKPPLIPDEFKSTAASKQDNSLQLSEEESNLTAETLLKVKQAFSASGSNLHNLRGDTKSSFSDVADETLKETLCVSGISPKKELLAEEVSEHLANTNSREMSHQFNQSYAVDKQQSKKDEIKLLGKRNFKTSIEIELEVLKPVIKNVTELPVPQVLAREDKLAVQNRSLKDDLNKLDCFGRKEETELMHSQTAENCMVKCCNTEEGTAKFPVAGKLPTSQLPKSQTEVGNQYLHAESSDKILTKPSTVPDHGKVPDHGKVPDHGKVSDHIQWFNKLSLNDPSSASKTKPPLKFQRTPVRQSVRRINSLLEANRRSAGSQLLKASVVGSPLVKSLSYDSALFSCTEKPSKNCVALPLRSESTYDQVCVSHKQLDLTSKSCGRLLNPSDKPDVSVRTVGIHEQKVTVNPSKSVLEDLTNQRPVKSSLKGNANINIPEKPTIARSAQGKERVCYRGSPKNPISKVKLLPAAKPVDL, from the exons ATGGCGGAGCAGAGGCGAAGGTTGGTGCGGCTGGCGGTGCTGGAGGATCTGCGGACCTCTTACGGAATTAAGGTGAAGAGTGGAAGCTGCCTGGAGGCGGCCGTGCAGCCCAGAGGGGCGGCTGCGGAG GGTAAAATCTTTGGAATATCTTTTCATGTGTTACCGCAATCACTTGTGCCAGAATATGGTTATATTCCAAG ctttcttGTTGATTCTTGTAAGTATTTGGAAGAACATGTTCAGACCGAGGGACTCTTCAGAAAGTCTGGATCTCTTGCTCgtttaaaagctttaaag AGTAAACTGGATCAAGGTGAAAACTGCCTCTCAGCTGCACTGCCATGTGATGTTGCAGGGCTTCTTAAACAGTTCTTTAGAGAGCTGCCAGAACCCATCCTTCCCCCTCACCTGCAGGAAGGCCTTTTCAAAGCTCAGCAGCtaggaaatgagaagaaaactgCAACTATGCTGCTGTCATGTTTGATGGCTGACAGAACAATCCAAGCTTTGAGATACTTTTTCAACTTTCTGAGAACTGTGTCCCTAAG atccaaagaaaacagaatggaTAGCAGTAACCTGGCAGTGATTTTTGCTCCCAACCTCTTGCactcaaatgaaaatgaaaagatgtCAGCCAGTACAGAAAAAAGAATTCGCTTGCAAGCTGCTGTTGTGCAAACGCTTATTGACCATGCATCTGAGATCG GACAAGTACCAGAATTCATCTTGGAAAAGATTCCTGCAATGTTAGGTGTTGATGCCTTTCAATCTACTCCCTCACTGTGTGGCTATGAAGATGGTGAAAATGAATCTCCGAGTGAATGCAAGAAGAGGAGGCACCAAAGTGTTGGGG TCCTTTCATCTGTGACTCCGGTGGTTCTTACTCCAAGTACCAAACGTAAGCTTCCAGCTGACTGCTCACAGGGCTTGTCCAGCAAGAAGAGACGATCTTTAAAGCATAGTTTTGCATTTGAGTTGTTACCAAGTAGCATTTTCACCAGCAGCTCAACACCAGCATCAG TTCATTTTGAAGCAAGCCCATGCGTGTGTCTTGAGTCATCACAAATCTCACTGTCTCCTTCAACTGCTGGTGAAAATCATCTGTCTAGTACAGGGAACAGAAGAAGTAAAAGACATGCAAGCAAAAAATTATACAG GGCTGAATCAGGAAAGACAGGTTGTTTTTCTCCAAAGATTAGCCGAAAAGAAATGGTTCGTAGGTCATTACGCTTGAAGTTTGGTTTGGGAAAAAACAATAGAGAAATG AATATTGTATCAGGATGTGCAGTTGGTAATAGATTGGAAAATATTGGAAGGCGTCTTGCAAGTCAACAAGGTTTGGAAAACAGAACTGAATGCACAAAAAAAGATGGACTCTTCAGCCCATGTGTCAGTGAAAAATTCCCTAAGAAAG gtTCAAAGAATGTGAGCAAGTCAGAAGAAAACTTACTAACTCCAAAATGTCACAATAAGATAGTTCATCGAATGTCATGGAATAGTCCTACTGTTGCAGATTCTCAGGTGATCAGCAGGAATGAGGAGATTCTGCCAGGACACCCTAAACCAGGTATCAGTTCTTCAGAATCCATTTTGGTATTTGAAAAGCCACCATTAATTCCAGATGAATTCAAATCCACAGCTGCAAGCAAACAGGACAACAGCTTGCAACTTAGTGAAGAGGAAAGTAATTTGACTgcagaaacactgctgaaagTTAAGCAAGCTTTCTCTGCATCTGGAAGTAATCTTCACAATTTGAGAGGTGATACAAAGTCTTCCTTCTCAGATGTAGCAGATGAAACATTAAAGGAAACCTTGTGTGTCAGTGGGATCAGTCCAAAGAAAGAATTGTTAGCTGAAGAAGTTTCTGAACATCTAGCGAATACAAACTCCAGAGAGATGTCACACCAATTTAATCAATCTTATGCTGTTGATAAACAGCAAtcaaaaaaagatgaaattaaacttttggggaaaagaaacttCAAAACTTCTATTGAGATTGAACTTGAGGTCCTGAAGCCAGTTATAAAAAATGTAACAGAACTTCCTGTTCCGCAAGTACTGGCCAGGGAAGACAAGTTGGCTGTTCAGAACAGGTCATTGAAAGATGACTTAAACAAATTAGATTGCtttggaagaaaagaggaaacagaatTAATGCACTCACAAACAGCTGAAAACTGTATGGTAAAATGCTGTAATACGGAAGAAGGTACTGCTAAATTTCCTGTGGCTGGAAAGCTTCCTACTTCACAGTTGCCTAAATCGCAGACTGAAGTAGGCAACCAATACTTGCATGCTGAAAGTTCTGATAAAATTTTAACTAAGCCATCAACTGTTCCTGACCACGGAAAGGTTCCTGACCACGGAAAGGTTCCTGACCACGGAAAGGTTTCTGACCACATACAATGGTTCAACAAGCTTTCATTAAATGATCCGAGTTCTGCAAGCAAAACTAAACCACCTCTTAAGTTTCAACGTACTCCTGTTAGACAGTCTGTAAGAAGAATTAATTCCTTATTGGAGGCTAACAGACGATCTGCAGGCTCTCAGCTGCTTAAAGCGAGTGTGGTTGGTTCACCGCTTGTTAAGTCTTTGAGCTATGATTCTGCACTATTCTCCTGCACAGAAAAGCCCTCAAAAAATTGTGTGGCTTTGCCACTCAGGAGTGAAAGTACATATGACCAAGTTTGTGTATCTCATAAGCAGCTAGACTTAACATCCAAATCATGTGGCAGACTGTTAAATCCATCAGATAAGCCTGATGTTTCTGTCAGAACTGTTGGAATCCATGAGCAGAAAGTGACTGTTAATCCGTCGAAGTCTGTTCTAGAAGATCTAACCAATCAGAGACCAGTGAAATCTAGTTTAAAAGGtaatgcaaatataaatattcCAGAAAAACCTACGATCGCAAGAAGTgctcaaggaaaagaaagagtttgTTACAGAGGCTCTCCGAAGAATCCAATATCTAAAGTGAAACTACTACCAGCTGCAAAACCTGTAGATTTATAA
- the LOC101874297 gene encoding rho GTPase-activating protein 11A isoform X1, which produces MAEQRRRLVRLAVLEDLRTSYGIKVKSGSCLEAAVQPRGAAAEGKIFGISFHVLPQSLVPEYGYIPSFLVDSCKYLEEHVQTEGLFRKSGSLARLKALKSKLDQGENCLSAALPCDVAGLLKQFFRELPEPILPPHLQEGLFKAQQLGNEKKTATMLLSCLMADRTIQALRYFFNFLRTVSLRSKENRMDSSNLAVIFAPNLLHSNENEKMSASTEKRIRLQAAVVQTLIDHASEIGQVPEFILEKIPAMLGVDAFQSTPSLCGYEDGENESPSECKKRRHQSVGDIVSGALNKFKSNRTPSTTPQQDRSVLSSVTPVVLTPSTKRKLPADCSQGLSSKKRRSLKHSFAFELLPSSIFTSSSTPASVHFEASPCVCLESSQISLSPSTAGENHLSSTGNRRSKRHASKKLYRAESGKTGCFSPKISRKEMVRRSLRLKFGLGKNNREMNIVSGCAVGNRLENIGRRLASQQGLENRTECTKKDGLFSPCVSEKFPKKGSKNVSKSEENLLTPKCHNKIVHRMSWNSPTVADSQVISRNEEILPGHPKPGISSSESILVFEKPPLIPDEFKSTAASKQDNSLQLSEEESNLTAETLLKVKQAFSASGSNLHNLRGDTKSSFSDVADETLKETLCVSGISPKKELLAEEVSEHLANTNSREMSHQFNQSYAVDKQQSKKDEIKLLGKRNFKTSIEIELEVLKPVIKNVTELPVPQVLAREDKLAVQNRSLKDDLNKLDCFGRKEETELMHSQTAENCMVKCCNTEEGTAKFPVAGKLPTSQLPKSQTEVGNQYLHAESSDKILTKPSTVPDHGKVPDHGKVPDHGKVSDHIQWFNKLSLNDPSSASKTKPPLKFQRTPVRQSVRRINSLLEANRRSAGSQLLKASVVGSPLVKSLSYDSALFSCTEKPSKNCVALPLRSESTYDQVCVSHKQLDLTSKSCGRLLNPSDKPDVSVRTVGIHEQKVTVNPSKSVLEDLTNQRPVKSSLKGNANINIPEKPTIARSAQGKERVCYRGSPKNPISKVKLLPAAKPVDL; this is translated from the exons ATGGCGGAGCAGAGGCGAAGGTTGGTGCGGCTGGCGGTGCTGGAGGATCTGCGGACCTCTTACGGAATTAAGGTGAAGAGTGGAAGCTGCCTGGAGGCGGCCGTGCAGCCCAGAGGGGCGGCTGCGGAG GGTAAAATCTTTGGAATATCTTTTCATGTGTTACCGCAATCACTTGTGCCAGAATATGGTTATATTCCAAG ctttcttGTTGATTCTTGTAAGTATTTGGAAGAACATGTTCAGACCGAGGGACTCTTCAGAAAGTCTGGATCTCTTGCTCgtttaaaagctttaaag AGTAAACTGGATCAAGGTGAAAACTGCCTCTCAGCTGCACTGCCATGTGATGTTGCAGGGCTTCTTAAACAGTTCTTTAGAGAGCTGCCAGAACCCATCCTTCCCCCTCACCTGCAGGAAGGCCTTTTCAAAGCTCAGCAGCtaggaaatgagaagaaaactgCAACTATGCTGCTGTCATGTTTGATGGCTGACAGAACAATCCAAGCTTTGAGATACTTTTTCAACTTTCTGAGAACTGTGTCCCTAAG atccaaagaaaacagaatggaTAGCAGTAACCTGGCAGTGATTTTTGCTCCCAACCTCTTGCactcaaatgaaaatgaaaagatgtCAGCCAGTACAGAAAAAAGAATTCGCTTGCAAGCTGCTGTTGTGCAAACGCTTATTGACCATGCATCTGAGATCG GACAAGTACCAGAATTCATCTTGGAAAAGATTCCTGCAATGTTAGGTGTTGATGCCTTTCAATCTACTCCCTCACTGTGTGGCTATGAAGATGGTGAAAATGAATCTCCGAGTGAATGCAAGAAGAGGAGGCACCAAAGTGTTGGGG ATATTGTTAGTGGAGCATTGAATAAATTTAAATCTAACAGAACACCCTCCACTACACCACAACAAGATAGAAGCG TCCTTTCATCTGTGACTCCGGTGGTTCTTACTCCAAGTACCAAACGTAAGCTTCCAGCTGACTGCTCACAGGGCTTGTCCAGCAAGAAGAGACGATCTTTAAAGCATAGTTTTGCATTTGAGTTGTTACCAAGTAGCATTTTCACCAGCAGCTCAACACCAGCATCAG TTCATTTTGAAGCAAGCCCATGCGTGTGTCTTGAGTCATCACAAATCTCACTGTCTCCTTCAACTGCTGGTGAAAATCATCTGTCTAGTACAGGGAACAGAAGAAGTAAAAGACATGCAAGCAAAAAATTATACAG GGCTGAATCAGGAAAGACAGGTTGTTTTTCTCCAAAGATTAGCCGAAAAGAAATGGTTCGTAGGTCATTACGCTTGAAGTTTGGTTTGGGAAAAAACAATAGAGAAATG AATATTGTATCAGGATGTGCAGTTGGTAATAGATTGGAAAATATTGGAAGGCGTCTTGCAAGTCAACAAGGTTTGGAAAACAGAACTGAATGCACAAAAAAAGATGGACTCTTCAGCCCATGTGTCAGTGAAAAATTCCCTAAGAAAG gtTCAAAGAATGTGAGCAAGTCAGAAGAAAACTTACTAACTCCAAAATGTCACAATAAGATAGTTCATCGAATGTCATGGAATAGTCCTACTGTTGCAGATTCTCAGGTGATCAGCAGGAATGAGGAGATTCTGCCAGGACACCCTAAACCAGGTATCAGTTCTTCAGAATCCATTTTGGTATTTGAAAAGCCACCATTAATTCCAGATGAATTCAAATCCACAGCTGCAAGCAAACAGGACAACAGCTTGCAACTTAGTGAAGAGGAAAGTAATTTGACTgcagaaacactgctgaaagTTAAGCAAGCTTTCTCTGCATCTGGAAGTAATCTTCACAATTTGAGAGGTGATACAAAGTCTTCCTTCTCAGATGTAGCAGATGAAACATTAAAGGAAACCTTGTGTGTCAGTGGGATCAGTCCAAAGAAAGAATTGTTAGCTGAAGAAGTTTCTGAACATCTAGCGAATACAAACTCCAGAGAGATGTCACACCAATTTAATCAATCTTATGCTGTTGATAAACAGCAAtcaaaaaaagatgaaattaaacttttggggaaaagaaacttCAAAACTTCTATTGAGATTGAACTTGAGGTCCTGAAGCCAGTTATAAAAAATGTAACAGAACTTCCTGTTCCGCAAGTACTGGCCAGGGAAGACAAGTTGGCTGTTCAGAACAGGTCATTGAAAGATGACTTAAACAAATTAGATTGCtttggaagaaaagaggaaacagaatTAATGCACTCACAAACAGCTGAAAACTGTATGGTAAAATGCTGTAATACGGAAGAAGGTACTGCTAAATTTCCTGTGGCTGGAAAGCTTCCTACTTCACAGTTGCCTAAATCGCAGACTGAAGTAGGCAACCAATACTTGCATGCTGAAAGTTCTGATAAAATTTTAACTAAGCCATCAACTGTTCCTGACCACGGAAAGGTTCCTGACCACGGAAAGGTTCCTGACCACGGAAAGGTTTCTGACCACATACAATGGTTCAACAAGCTTTCATTAAATGATCCGAGTTCTGCAAGCAAAACTAAACCACCTCTTAAGTTTCAACGTACTCCTGTTAGACAGTCTGTAAGAAGAATTAATTCCTTATTGGAGGCTAACAGACGATCTGCAGGCTCTCAGCTGCTTAAAGCGAGTGTGGTTGGTTCACCGCTTGTTAAGTCTTTGAGCTATGATTCTGCACTATTCTCCTGCACAGAAAAGCCCTCAAAAAATTGTGTGGCTTTGCCACTCAGGAGTGAAAGTACATATGACCAAGTTTGTGTATCTCATAAGCAGCTAGACTTAACATCCAAATCATGTGGCAGACTGTTAAATCCATCAGATAAGCCTGATGTTTCTGTCAGAACTGTTGGAATCCATGAGCAGAAAGTGACTGTTAATCCGTCGAAGTCTGTTCTAGAAGATCTAACCAATCAGAGACCAGTGAAATCTAGTTTAAAAGGtaatgcaaatataaatattcCAGAAAAACCTACGATCGCAAGAAGTgctcaaggaaaagaaagagtttgTTACAGAGGCTCTCCGAAGAATCCAATATCTAAAGTGAAACTACTACCAGCTGCAAAACCTGTAGATTTATAA